The window CTTCTCCGATGCCGATACCTTCATGCTCTCTCGCTACCTCCGGAAGGACGGGCATTACTGGTGGGAAGCGGATTACCGGCAGATAAGCTACGAGGAAGTCACGCGGCTCTTCCGGGGGTTCGGCATCGATCCCAATAATATGCTCATCATCATGCATCAGAACACGATGGAGCAATTCAGCTTGACGTCGCCACAGGAGAAGCTGAAGCTCCTCGAGGAGGCGGTCGGCTTCAGCGCGTATCGCGAGAAGGTGCTCGAAGCGCGGAACCGGCTCGAATCGATCATCAGCGAGGACGAGTCGATTTCCGAATTGCTTGGCCGCGCAGAAGAGAGTCTGGGCTACTGGAAGGAGATGCACGAGAAGTACCTGCAGCGTGAGGAGCTGGAGGCACGCCGAAGCTGGCTGAAACGCGAGGCGATCTGGGCACGAGTAATCAAACAGGAGCACGCGTTACATGCGCTTGAAGAGCAGCTTCACGTGAAGGAACATGCGCTCGAATCTAACCGGGCAGAGCAGGAGGCGACGAAAGAAAAGATCAAATCCGGGCGAGAGCAGCTTGACTCGTGGCATATCAACTCACGCGAATCCTTTTACGAGCTCCTGCATCTCGAGAAGGAGCACACGAAAGTTGAAAGTTTGGCGGAACATCTGCGAGCGACCAAGCAAATTTTTGACGAGCTGGGGAAGCACGACGAGGTGGCGCGACTAAACGGGCAGCTAAAGGACGCAGAAACAAGGCTAACGGACTTGAACGAGACTATAAACCGTGTGCAAAGCGAACTTGGCGCTTTTGAACGCAGCCTGGAGCCCACGATGGATGGTTACATCACCTACCGCGTAAAGGACGAAGTTCTGACGTTCAAACGCGATCTGCTCGAAGCGGATATAAAAACGATCGAGACGGAAATGGAGCGCGCGAACCAGAAATTAGAAGAATTACAACCCGCGCAGAACCGAGCAGGCGAGCGAATCGAGACCGACCGGAAACAGAGCGAGATAGAGACTGAGATCGGGCTGGTAAGCGCGAAGATCGAGGCCTTAGGTGAGATACCGGAAGAGACCGAGGAAATCTACTCGAACTACTCGAAGGTCTTCGAAGACTTGAAGAAGAAATCGGAGATCGTCACGGCGAACAAACGCGAAGGTCTGAAGGAGCTCGAAGAGCGGAAGAAGACCTGGAAGAAGGCGATCACTGACCTCCTGGAGTCTGCGAACAGCTCGTTCCAGCGCAATCTAGCTGATATCGGCGCTACGGGCCTGGCACGACTGGTGAACGTCGAAGACGGCGATATCGCGAATGCCGGGCTGGAGCTGCACGTTGGATTCAGGGGCTCGCAGCCGGTTCTGTTCGATTACTACACGCAGAGCGGCGGCGAGCGATCTGCATCGATCATGGCGTTCCTCCTGTCAATCCAGCAACTGCTGAAGTCACCCTTCCGCGCGGTCGACGAGTTCGATCTGCACATGGATCCGCGAAATCGCGAGGAGATTTACAAGATGATGATCTCGTCGATGAAGGGTTCTGAATGCCTGCTGATTACTCCCAGTCAGATCACCGTTGCCGATCCCGACGTGCACATCATCGTGGTGCAGAAGGCATACGGGAAGTCGAGTGTACGGGAAGTGGCATAGAGTGCTTTGTTTTTAAGATTTAGTGTACTGTTACTAACTACAAACTTAACGAAAATGAATTATTGAGTTGGGTAAAATGATCTCTCATCTATGCTATAAAAAGTTACATTTTACCACACATTTTGAGATCGTTTTTTTTCTCAATCCTTTTGGCTATCTCTTTCGTCTTTTTTAGGAAATCTTCTGCTGCTTCGCGATAGATTGGAAATTCTTTTGGATCTATTTTTTCCTCGTAAAAGTTTTCATGAAGATCCTCTAGAAATTTAAATGTTTTATGAAATTCTCTATCTTTTAGTTCTTGTGATAGCAAAAAAGTTAAAGAGGAGTATCCCTTATGACTTCTTATATAAATCCCACGCATTGTTGCCAACGCTCTTAGCGATTGAGTGACTGCACCCCAAAGGAGCTCAGAGGCTTTTGTGAACTCTCCATGAGCAGCATGTTTTAAAGCGTTATTGTAATATTTTTCACTTTTTATCCAGTATTGCTCGACATTACCTTGGCTGATCATATGAAATTACTCTTCCGGTATCATCATCAATCTTTAATTCCACTCGGGCATCCTCAAGAAAACCAACATTAAATCTCACAATCCAAATATCCCCTTCTAATTTAATACTTTCCAATTTATAGGTGTAATAGCCTGTTTTTTCCAAAAATTTTATACCTCGATCAATAGCTTCTTCGGTATCCATCTTCCCACCACTTAACATTTGTTGTGCCGTATATTAAATTTTGCGCTCTGTTGTCGATAAAGTATCCCTCAAAAATTTACACAGTTCAGTGGAGATAGAATATCTTCACTTCCAGAGGATACCTCTAGCATCTTTCAATCACCCCTTAACCCGTCTACCCTGTTAAAACCACCGATTCCATCCCGGCATCGAAATAGCCGTCACAATGATTGGTAAGCAGGTACAGTGCTTCCTTTAAGGTTAACGCGCGATAGGGTATTTTTAGTGCCGCGTCCTCTTTTTCCGTTCGTTTATTTATTCGCATCATTTTTAAACTGAAAGACCTCACGATCTTCAAGTGAGATCCCGTATTCTCCTCATACAAGCGTAATGGCCATATAAGCCTTTTGGGTACATTTCCACTGGAGATGGTCGTATAACCGGTAGCAAAGGACGAAAAAGCAATTGGCGTCACACAGAGCTGCGCACGACGGAATAGAACGCTACTTCAGCTCGGTTTTTAACGTAAAGAATACTGTGCCTCTTTTAAAATCGAGATTCTGCTGCTAACCACCAAAAAAGGAAATGAGGAGACAGAAAAAATTATCTCCTCTTCCGCACTCTTAGACGTAATACTGCAACCGCGGAAAGCAATCCTACAAGCGCTACCATCCCTATCGGCGTCATAATTGGAACGGGTGCGGATATCGATAATTGCAGCTCGGTGGGATCTGGAGATGGTGCGGTGACAGGATCATCCGTCGGTTTTTGTGCGTCATTTGTTCCATCGCCATTGCTATCGTAATACACCGTTCCTTGATTCGAAATGACTGTCGTTCCCACGGGCACATCAGGATCAACAATAACGCAAAACCTGATTTTGATTGTGCCTCCAGCAGTAATGTTGCC of the Methanomicrobia archaeon genome contains:
- a CDS encoding PaREP1/PaREP8 domain-containing protein, whose protein sequence is MISQGNVEQYWIKSEKYYNNALKHAAHGEFTKASELLWGAVTQSLRALATMRGIYIRSHKGYSSLTFLLSQELKDREFHKTFKFLEDLHENFYEEKIDPKEFPIYREAAEDFLKKTKEIAKRIEKKNDLKMCGKM
- a CDS encoding AAA family ATPase, producing MPAITTKEPEAPGIWLKEIILENFMSYEYARIPLKPCLNLISGPNGAGKSSILLSISVALGLIYTERGKRLRDLIRRGNEIARITLVFDNADKNGRRPISFSDADTFMLSRYLRKDGHYWWEADYRQISYEEVTRLFRGFGIDPNNMLIIMHQNTMEQFSLTSPQEKLKLLEEAVGFSAYREKVLEARNRLESIISEDESISELLGRAEESLGYWKEMHEKYLQREELEARRSWLKREAIWARVIKQEHALHALEEQLHVKEHALESNRAEQEATKEKIKSGREQLDSWHINSRESFYELLHLEKEHTKVESLAEHLRATKQIFDELGKHDEVARLNGQLKDAETRLTDLNETINRVQSELGAFERSLEPTMDGYITYRVKDEVLTFKRDLLEADIKTIETEMERANQKLEELQPAQNRAGERIETDRKQSEIETEIGLVSAKIEALGEIPEETEEIYSNYSKVFEDLKKKSEIVTANKREGLKELEERKKTWKKAITDLLESANSSFQRNLADIGATGLARLVNVEDGDIANAGLELHVGFRGSQPVLFDYYTQSGGERSASIMAFLLSIQQLLKSPFRAVDEFDLHMDPRNREEIYKMMISSMKGSECLLITPSQITVADPDVHIIVVQKAYGKSSVREVA